A single region of the Chrysoperla carnea chromosome 5, inChrCarn1.1, whole genome shotgun sequence genome encodes:
- the LOC123300865 gene encoding protein unc-13 homolog 4B isoform X4, giving the protein MNGIQQIDGGFFERFGALFRDYGQPQAPTSDTKKPPNIDALLNGEDEATEQNENDENGQDLQQLQTTENDERSSDSGIDSINDPDSEPENELLKSNIISESVGWNIDELYSEILYEILHNVGCDQAYETGQTALFNYLQEAFKMSYDKHNTLLEAAEKKEAPEILLNVEIVEGKDIVPKDPNGLSDPFVTLFLQSLPTHRYNTSVKSATLNPTWEEHFSLPVSENAQDDTLCLEVWDFDPAETVREKMGKFMEVRGVKGLRKLVKEIAITASTGQHENEFIGRAAIPLSTIPASGMTMWYSLDKKNKAKRQGVLRIRLSFSSTKQPRVAAQEHQHLLKILLLHELETSKVVPYWWCGNYSAQAESLITQHAAQSGLNPNEQALCQWVVYTQVHADHPLSFTLFSNLLDKLIRPLQSNSFCEEEVKIFWESSKKLLPFVFNTIRKIRKKSTGDKNILKQVIEVLRIIAKMSLLEPPEKINLFPSELYRWLTYKSDDDSEGNWDFRGTLGDAIQQGAIDWFEHVLEHNPCQDHTDEAKMQHLIKIIQLVRSDLQKAVEYYDKIFQEIVSFQYARSLYILYEKRLTQLIEPEILDICKSLKRLRFDETFVANSDNVSEPMAQGTTLFELYLVIQKFVILGEGLCPTDCSSFQIKDFYLWFHGGVAQWLDIAVYKALQRIQKAVELDNLVPVSSEVKYSSSAVDTLTIFYQIKVFWQQLNWPDVEGSYTFVAKIIDDICRCCVYYADKMASKVDGMGNVENVYEKKFEVTNEWCLAINNIDYVRQSLQPFVNELSMEELLKKLSDLRSPLEAERCKQTLQNVIENAIDTVKNKILELLETVVKKMVPPMRRLLIEGAELLPTDSNSMDRIMRYLDDNLATLHEQLNEDNFQRVLDVLWDNVAEILSNILETNIEKRRPPSFYHSLNETLKLMLRTFKQTDSPNLASDYENLSKIAHLLALNGQETSDLIHSVHLERWEEQVKMQTNEVTTPPPLGQLTVRCKFHGCTLKIEVMNARNLIPMDTNGSCDSFVRIHLLPEDKFLNVMKPKTQTQNKTLFPLYDETFTINLTPEQRNCNNGLIMFSIKDKDFLGMSNQYICEAYYHFKDIPDTPESLESLPQQHLALTRPHKLDSEALKALENRQQGDKQAKEFVKKYRQRMGPPIPS; this is encoded by the exons atTGATGAATtatattcagaaattttatacgAAATTTTACATAATGTCGGCTGTGATCAAGCATATGAGACTGGACAAACTgccttatttaattatttacaagaagCGTTTAAAATGTCTTACGATAAGCACAATACATTATTAGAGGCAGCAGAAAAGAAAGAAGCGcctgaaatattattaaacgtcGAAATAGTTGAAGGTAAAGATATTGTGCCTAAAGATCCAAATGGTTTAAGTGATCCATTCGTCActttatttttacaatcattACCTACACATCGATATAACACATCGGTAAAGAGTGCGACACTAAATCCAACTTGGGAAGAACATTTTTCATTACCCGTCTCAGAAAACGCACAAGATGATACGTTGTGTTTAGAAGTGTGGGATTTTGATCCTGCGGAAACAGTACGAGAAAAAATGGGTAAATTTATGGAAGTGCGTGGTGTTAAAGGATTACGCAAACTTGTAAAAGAAATTGCAATCACTGCGTCGACAGGAcaacatgaaaatgaatttattggaCGAGCAGCGATTCCTTTATCAACCATTCCTGCATCCGGAATGACGATGTGGTATAGTTTGGATAAGAAGAATAAAGCGAAACGTCAAGGCGTTCTTCGAATCCGATTGTCATTCAGTTCCACAAAACAACCTAGAGTTGCCGCGCAAGAACatcaacatttattaaaaattttgcttcttCATGAGCTAGAAACTAGTAAAGTTGTGCCATACTGGTGGTGTGGAAATTATAGTGCCCAAGCTGAATCTTTAATAACACAACATGCAGCCCAAAGTGGCTTAAACCCTAATGAACAAGCTCTATGCCAGTGGGTCGTATATACCCAAGTCCATGCTGATCATCCATTAAGctttacattattttcaaatttattagataaaCTTATTCGGCCATTGCAATCAAATTCATTCTGCGAAGAAGAAGTGAAAATTTTCTGGGAATCAAGTAAAAAATTGTTGCCGTTCGTTTTTAATACAATACGGAAGATTCGTAAAAAAAGTACAGGAGATAAAAATATCTTGAAGCAAGTAATTGAAGTGTTACGGATTATTGCTAAAATGTCATTGCTAGAACCACCAGAGAAGATTAATTTGTTTCCTTCGGAACTGTATCGTTGGTTAACATATAAATCAGATGATGATAGTGAAGGAAATTGGGATTTTCGTGGTACTTTAGGAGATGCCATTCAGCAGGGTGCTATTGATTGGTTTGAACATGTTTTGGAACATAACCCATGTCAAGATCATACAGACGAAGCAAAAATGCaacatttgattaaaattatacaattagtTAGATCGGACTTGCAAAAGGCTGTtgaatattatgataaaattttccaaga aATTGTAAGTTTCCAATACGCAAGAAGTCTTTACATTTTATACGAAAAACGTTTGACTCAACTTATCGAACCagaaattttggatatttgtAAATCTTTAAAACGTTTACGTTTCGATGAAACATTTGTCGCCAATAGTGATAATGTTAGTGAACCCATGGCACAAGGAACAACTCTATTCGAATTATATTTGGTAATCCAGAAATTCGTTAT attagGCGAAGGTTTATGCCCAACTGACTGTTCCAGTTTCCAAATCAAAGACTTTTATCTTTGGTTCCATGGCGGAGTTGCACAATGGTTAGATATTGCGGTTTACAAAGCTTTACAACGTATCCAAAAAGCTGTTGAATTAGATAATTTAGTTCCCGTTTCATCAGAAGTTAAATATAGTTCTTCGGCTGTGGATACGCTAActattttctatcaaattaaagtattttggCAACAATTGAATTGGCCAGATGTCGAAGGGTCATATACATTTGttgcaaaaattattgatgACATTTGTCGGTGTTGTGTCTACTACGCCGATAAAATGGCATCAAAGGTTGATGGAATGGGAAACGTTGAAAACGTTTACGAAAAGAAATTCGAAGTAACAAATGAATGGTGTTTAGCTATCAATAATATCGATTACGTTCGTCAATCACTTCAGCCATTTGTAAATGAATTAAGTATGGaggaacttttaaaaaaattatccgaTTTACGTAGTCCTCTGGAAGCTGAACGTTGTAAACAAACATTACAAAACGTAATCGAAAATGCTATTgatacagtaaaaaataaaattttagaattattagaAACTGTCGTTAAAAAAATGGTCCCACCAATGCGACGTTTATTAATCGAAGGTGCTGAATTATTACCAACGGATTCAAACAGCATGGATCGTATTATGCGTTATTTAGATGATAATTTAGCTACGTTACACGAACAATTAAACGAGGATAATTTCCAACGAGTATTAGATGTTCTGTGGGATAATGTCGCAgagattttatcaaatatactCGAAACAAATATAGAAAAACGTCGTCCACCTTCATTCTATCATAGcttaaatgaaactttaaaattaatgttacgTACTTTTAAACAAACCGATTCGCCGAATTTAGCGTCCGATTATgagaatttaagtaaaattgcaCATTTGTTAGCGTTAAATGGTCAGGAAACTTCCGATTTAATACATAGCGTACACTTAGAACGATGGGAGGAACAAGTTAAAATGCAAACGAATGAAGTAACGACACCGCCACCATTAGGGCAGTTAACTGTCCGATGTAAATTCCATGGATGTACGTTAAAAATTGAAGTTATGAATGCCCGAAATTTAATACCAATGGACACAAATG gttCATGTGATTCGTTTGTACGAATACATTTGTTACcagaagataaatttttaaatgttatgaaGCCAAAGacacaaacacaaaataaaacattgtttcCATTATATGATGAAACATTTACTAT aaatttaacCCCCGAACAAAGAAACTGCAACAATGGACTGATTATGTTTAGTATAAAAGATAAAGACTTTTTAGGGATGAGTAATCAATATATATGTGAAgcatattatcattttaaagaCATCCCAGATACTCCAGAATCACTTGAATCATTACCACAACAACATTTAGCATTAACAAGACCCCATAAATTAG ATTCGGAAGCTTTAAAAGCATTGGAGAATCGACAACAAGGTGATAAACAAGCCAAAGAATTTGTTAAGAAATATCGTCAAAGAATGGGTCCACCCATCCCTTCATAG
- the LOC123300865 gene encoding protein unc-13 homolog 4B isoform X5, with protein sequence MKTKGMKTRNTFRGVKKEQLQHEVNMCIASMTIDELYSEILYEILHNVGCDQAYETGQTALFNYLQEAFKMSYDKHNTLLEAAEKKEAPEILLNVEIVEGKDIVPKDPNGLSDPFVTLFLQSLPTHRYNTSVKSATLNPTWEEHFSLPVSENAQDDTLCLEVWDFDPAETVREKMGKFMEVRGVKGLRKLVKEIAITASTGQHENEFIGRAAIPLSTIPASGMTMWYSLDKKNKAKRQGVLRIRLSFSSTKQPRVAAQEHQHLLKILLLHELETSKVVPYWWCGNYSAQAESLITQHAAQSGLNPNEQALCQWVVYTQVHADHPLSFTLFSNLLDKLIRPLQSNSFCEEEVKIFWESSKKLLPFVFNTIRKIRKKSTGDKNILKQVIEVLRIIAKMSLLEPPEKINLFPSELYRWLTYKSDDDSEGNWDFRGTLGDAIQQGAIDWFEHVLEHNPCQDHTDEAKMQHLIKIIQLVRSDLQKAVEYYDKIFQEIVSFQYARSLYILYEKRLTQLIEPEILDICKSLKRLRFDETFVANSDNVSEPMAQGTTLFELYLVIQKFVILGEGLCPTDCSSFQIKDFYLWFHGGVAQWLDIAVYKALQRIQKAVELDNLVPVSSEVKYSSSAVDTLTIFYQIKVFWQQLNWPDVEGSYTFVAKIIDDICRCCVYYADKMASKVDGMGNVENVYEKKFEVTNEWCLAINNIDYVRQSLQPFVNELSMEELLKKLSDLRSPLEAERCKQTLQNVIENAIDTVKNKILELLETVVKKMVPPMRRLLIEGAELLPTDSNSMDRIMRYLDDNLATLHEQLNEDNFQRVLDVLWDNVAEILSNILETNIEKRRPPSFYHSLNETLKLMLRTFKQTDSPNLASDYENLSKIAHLLALNGQETSDLIHSVHLERWEEQVKMQTNEVTTPPPLGQLTVRCKFHGCTLKIEVMNARNLIPMDTNGSCDSFVRIHLLPEDKFLNVMKPKTQTQNKTLFPLYDETFTINLTPEQRNCNNGLIMFSIKDKDFLGMSNQYICEAYYHFKDIPDTPESLESLPQQHLALTRPHKLDSEALKALENRQQGDKQAKEFVKKYRQRMGPPIPS encoded by the exons atgaaaactaaagGGATGAAAACACGAAACACTTTTCGGGGGGTGAAAAAAGAACAGTTGCAACATGAAGTGAATATGTGTATTGCATCAATGACT atTGATGAATtatattcagaaattttatacgAAATTTTACATAATGTCGGCTGTGATCAAGCATATGAGACTGGACAAACTgccttatttaattatttacaagaagCGTTTAAAATGTCTTACGATAAGCACAATACATTATTAGAGGCAGCAGAAAAGAAAGAAGCGcctgaaatattattaaacgtcGAAATAGTTGAAGGTAAAGATATTGTGCCTAAAGATCCAAATGGTTTAAGTGATCCATTCGTCActttatttttacaatcattACCTACACATCGATATAACACATCGGTAAAGAGTGCGACACTAAATCCAACTTGGGAAGAACATTTTTCATTACCCGTCTCAGAAAACGCACAAGATGATACGTTGTGTTTAGAAGTGTGGGATTTTGATCCTGCGGAAACAGTACGAGAAAAAATGGGTAAATTTATGGAAGTGCGTGGTGTTAAAGGATTACGCAAACTTGTAAAAGAAATTGCAATCACTGCGTCGACAGGAcaacatgaaaatgaatttattggaCGAGCAGCGATTCCTTTATCAACCATTCCTGCATCCGGAATGACGATGTGGTATAGTTTGGATAAGAAGAATAAAGCGAAACGTCAAGGCGTTCTTCGAATCCGATTGTCATTCAGTTCCACAAAACAACCTAGAGTTGCCGCGCAAGAACatcaacatttattaaaaattttgcttcttCATGAGCTAGAAACTAGTAAAGTTGTGCCATACTGGTGGTGTGGAAATTATAGTGCCCAAGCTGAATCTTTAATAACACAACATGCAGCCCAAAGTGGCTTAAACCCTAATGAACAAGCTCTATGCCAGTGGGTCGTATATACCCAAGTCCATGCTGATCATCCATTAAGctttacattattttcaaatttattagataaaCTTATTCGGCCATTGCAATCAAATTCATTCTGCGAAGAAGAAGTGAAAATTTTCTGGGAATCAAGTAAAAAATTGTTGCCGTTCGTTTTTAATACAATACGGAAGATTCGTAAAAAAAGTACAGGAGATAAAAATATCTTGAAGCAAGTAATTGAAGTGTTACGGATTATTGCTAAAATGTCATTGCTAGAACCACCAGAGAAGATTAATTTGTTTCCTTCGGAACTGTATCGTTGGTTAACATATAAATCAGATGATGATAGTGAAGGAAATTGGGATTTTCGTGGTACTTTAGGAGATGCCATTCAGCAGGGTGCTATTGATTGGTTTGAACATGTTTTGGAACATAACCCATGTCAAGATCATACAGACGAAGCAAAAATGCaacatttgattaaaattatacaattagtTAGATCGGACTTGCAAAAGGCTGTtgaatattatgataaaattttccaaga aATTGTAAGTTTCCAATACGCAAGAAGTCTTTACATTTTATACGAAAAACGTTTGACTCAACTTATCGAACCagaaattttggatatttgtAAATCTTTAAAACGTTTACGTTTCGATGAAACATTTGTCGCCAATAGTGATAATGTTAGTGAACCCATGGCACAAGGAACAACTCTATTCGAATTATATTTGGTAATCCAGAAATTCGTTAT attagGCGAAGGTTTATGCCCAACTGACTGTTCCAGTTTCCAAATCAAAGACTTTTATCTTTGGTTCCATGGCGGAGTTGCACAATGGTTAGATATTGCGGTTTACAAAGCTTTACAACGTATCCAAAAAGCTGTTGAATTAGATAATTTAGTTCCCGTTTCATCAGAAGTTAAATATAGTTCTTCGGCTGTGGATACGCTAActattttctatcaaattaaagtattttggCAACAATTGAATTGGCCAGATGTCGAAGGGTCATATACATTTGttgcaaaaattattgatgACATTTGTCGGTGTTGTGTCTACTACGCCGATAAAATGGCATCAAAGGTTGATGGAATGGGAAACGTTGAAAACGTTTACGAAAAGAAATTCGAAGTAACAAATGAATGGTGTTTAGCTATCAATAATATCGATTACGTTCGTCAATCACTTCAGCCATTTGTAAATGAATTAAGTATGGaggaacttttaaaaaaattatccgaTTTACGTAGTCCTCTGGAAGCTGAACGTTGTAAACAAACATTACAAAACGTAATCGAAAATGCTATTgatacagtaaaaaataaaattttagaattattagaAACTGTCGTTAAAAAAATGGTCCCACCAATGCGACGTTTATTAATCGAAGGTGCTGAATTATTACCAACGGATTCAAACAGCATGGATCGTATTATGCGTTATTTAGATGATAATTTAGCTACGTTACACGAACAATTAAACGAGGATAATTTCCAACGAGTATTAGATGTTCTGTGGGATAATGTCGCAgagattttatcaaatatactCGAAACAAATATAGAAAAACGTCGTCCACCTTCATTCTATCATAGcttaaatgaaactttaaaattaatgttacgTACTTTTAAACAAACCGATTCGCCGAATTTAGCGTCCGATTATgagaatttaagtaaaattgcaCATTTGTTAGCGTTAAATGGTCAGGAAACTTCCGATTTAATACATAGCGTACACTTAGAACGATGGGAGGAACAAGTTAAAATGCAAACGAATGAAGTAACGACACCGCCACCATTAGGGCAGTTAACTGTCCGATGTAAATTCCATGGATGTACGTTAAAAATTGAAGTTATGAATGCCCGAAATTTAATACCAATGGACACAAATG gttCATGTGATTCGTTTGTACGAATACATTTGTTACcagaagataaatttttaaatgttatgaaGCCAAAGacacaaacacaaaataaaacattgtttcCATTATATGATGAAACATTTACTAT aaatttaacCCCCGAACAAAGAAACTGCAACAATGGACTGATTATGTTTAGTATAAAAGATAAAGACTTTTTAGGGATGAGTAATCAATATATATGTGAAgcatattatcattttaaagaCATCCCAGATACTCCAGAATCACTTGAATCATTACCACAACAACATTTAGCATTAACAAGACCCCATAAATTAG ATTCGGAAGCTTTAAAAGCATTGGAGAATCGACAACAAGGTGATAAACAAGCCAAAGAATTTGTTAAGAAATATCGTCAAAGAATGGGTCCACCCATCCCTTCATAG